A window from Dromaius novaehollandiae isolate bDroNov1 chromosome 1, bDroNov1.hap1, whole genome shotgun sequence encodes these proteins:
- the LAG3 gene encoding lymphocyte activation gene 3 protein: MRPVSMLLFLAFTLLVFNAGNMPPGGAEEEKTEQKVWAREGSPAVLPCYLIPKKLKNSWKQLSDKTSVLWKRHGVSTHQEPHMVLEVEYTGLRKMALPMRPRVSVQDPALRNGNFSLLIDPVRSEDAGWYEAQVAYSNKEVQNCQVELGVVTVTLSPPGFVVENEPLLLSCNSSHRASLVETRWFHNGQLVPTSGTLCSFHGALSILRPSMRDSGPWHCQLRYSDNEIISATHNLQILGFDGPINPIVYAAAGSAADLPCTLSYLPSAFGINGVKAHWSRLAGGHLEAWAFSKNWSSRSFPLHLSVVGSGDAGQYRCAVSVGSKKISRDVTLAVVTVTPSIQGPVSEGSRLLLICGITHPRGHERFQWKRLNSSPTNKLVAATSHNPEGHGFQTGPTLEIPQVSQKDMGAWECSVHGPEGRLGAVEYGLQIMGAQVSSPPTIFSGQVTFGLTLTLFLLLTVCVLALALQKRAQSPAFPALEGIVAVNMPRKKEMEEQQEEQIQQTEC; encoded by the exons ATGAGGCCGGTGTCCATGTTGCTGTTTCTCGCCTTCACTCTGCTGGTTTTCAATG CTGGCAACATGCcaccaggaggagcagaggaagaaaagacgGAGCAGAAAGTGTGGGCCAGAGAGGGGAGTCCAGCTGTGCTGCCTTGCTACCTGATCCCTAAAAAGCTGAAGAACAGCTGGAAACAGCTATCTGACAAGACATCTGTGCTGTGGAAGCGACATGGGGTAAG CACCCACCAGGAGCCACACATGGTGTTGGAGGTGGAGTACACAGGCCTCCGGAAGATGGCCCTGCCCATGAGGCCCCGGGTATCAGTCCAGGACCCTGCCTTACGCAATGGCAATTTCTCCCTGCTAATCGACCCAGTCAGGAGTGAGGATGCTGGGTGGTACGAGGCACAGGTGGCTTACAGCAACAAGGAGGTCCAGAactgccaggtggagctgggtgtgGTAACAG TAACCCTCAGTCCTCCTGGCTTTGTGGTAGAAAATGAGCCACTGTTATTGAGCTGTAACTCTAGTCACCGGGCCAGCCTTGTGGAGACACGCTGGTTCCACAATGGGCAACTGGTCCCCACCTCTGGGACTCTCTGCTCCTTCCATGGGGCTCTCTCCATCCTTCGGCCATCCATGCGTGACTCAGGTCCCTGGCACTGCCAGCTCAGATACTCTGATAATGAGATCATTTCTGCCACGCACAACTTGCAAATTCTAG GTTTTGATGGCCCAATCAACCCTATAGTCTATGctgcagctggctctgcagctgacCTGCCATGCACCCTGAGCTACCTGCCCAGTGCCTTTGGGATCAATGGAGTGAAAGCCCACTGGAGCCGTCTTGCAGGAGGACACTTGGAAGCCTGGGCCTTCTCCAAGAATTGGAGTAGCAGAAGCTTTCCCCTTCATCTTTCTGTGGTGGGTTCAGGTGATGCAGGGCAGTACCGCTGTGCTGTCTCTGTTGGCAGCAAGAAAATCAGCAGGGACGTGACTTTGGCAGTGGTTACAG tCACCCCAAGCATCCAAGGACCAGTTTCTGAGGGGTCTCGCTTGCTGCTCATTTGTGGCATCACACACCCCCGGGGACATGAACGCTTCCAGTGGAAGCGCCTCAACTCATCTCCCACTAACAAGCTGGTTGCAGCCACCTCCCATAACCCAGAGGGCCACGGATTCCAAACAGGCCCTACCTTGGAAATACCCCAAGTATCACAGAAGGATATGGGCGCATGGGAATGCAGTGTACATGGCCCAGAAGGCAGACTGGGAGCAGTGGAATATGGACTGCAGATCATGG GTGCCCAGGTCTCCAGCCCTCCCACCATCTTCAGTGGGCAGGTTACTTTTGGGCTCACACTCACCCTCTTCCTCCTGCTTACAGTCTGTGTTCTGGCTCTGGCTCTACAGAAAAGG
- the PTMS gene encoding parathymosin isoform X1, with protein MSEKRVEEAPAELSAKEMKEKKEKLEEKTVHKEKKKEIVEDEENGAEEDEEENPEDVDEDEGGDEDEGGNDQLGGNDGDENGQEQDGHAEKRSAEEEEDEVDPKRQKTENGSSA; from the exons ATGTCGGAAAAACGCGTGGAGGAGGCGCCGGCGGAGCTGAGCGCCAAG gaaatgaaagaaaagaaggaaaagctagaagagaaaacagtccacaaagaaaagaagaaggagatAGTAGAG GATGAGGAAAATGGAGctgaagaggatgaggaagagaatCCTGAGGATGTGGATGAAGATGAAGGTGGTGATGAGGATGAAGGTGGGAATGATCAGCTTGGGGGAAATG ATGGAGATGAGAATGGACAAGAGCAGGATGGACATGCAGAAAAACGAtctgcagaggaggaagag GATGAAGTGGATCCAAAGAGACAGAAGACAGAAAACGGATCTTCAGCTTGA
- the PTMS gene encoding parathymosin isoform X2: MSEKRVEEAPAELSAKEMKEKKEKLEEKTVHKEKKKEIVEDEENGAEEDEEENPEDVDEDEGGDEDEDGDENGQEQDGHAEKRSAEEEEDEVDPKRQKTENGSSA, from the exons ATGTCGGAAAAACGCGTGGAGGAGGCGCCGGCGGAGCTGAGCGCCAAG gaaatgaaagaaaagaaggaaaagctagaagagaaaacagtccacaaagaaaagaagaaggagatAGTAGAG GATGAGGAAAATGGAGctgaagaggatgaggaagagaatCCTGAGGATGTGGATGAAGATGAAGGTGGTGATGAGGATGAAG ATGGAGATGAGAATGGACAAGAGCAGGATGGACATGCAGAAAAACGAtctgcagaggaggaagag GATGAAGTGGATCCAAAGAGACAGAAGACAGAAAACGGATCTTCAGCTTGA
- the MLF2 gene encoding myeloid leukemia factor 2 isoform X1, whose protein sequence is MFRLMRDGEPEDPLFAMDPFAIHRQHMNRMLSGSFGFGPLLGITDGTTPGARQAGRRMQQAGAVSPFGMLGMAGGFIDMFGMMNDMIGNMEHMTSGANCQTFTSSTVISYSNLGDGPKVYQETSEMRSAPGGIRETRRTVRDSDSGLEQMSIGHHIRERAHIMQRSRNHRTGDQEERQDYINMDESDAAAFDDEWRRETSRFRPQRGLDYRRHESSNGRRAEGTRLAIQGPEDSPSRQSRRYDW, encoded by the exons ATGTTCCGGTTAATGAGGGATGGCGAGCCAGAGGATCCCCTGTTTGCCAT GGACCCTTTTGCTATCCACCGGCAGCACATGAACCGCATGCTTTCTGGAAGTTTTGGATTTGGCCCGCTGCTTGGCATCACTGATGGGACCACGCCTGGGGCTCGCCAGGCCGGTCGTAGGATGCAG caggcaggagctgtctCACCCTTTGGAATGCTGGGCATG GCAGGTGGCTTCATAGATATGTTTGGAATGATGAACGACATGATTGGAAACATG GAGCATATGACAAGTGGTGCCAACTGCCAGACATTTACCTCTTCAACTGTCATCTCCTATTCCAACCTGGGTGATGGGCCCAAAGTCTATCAAGAGACCTCAGAGATGCGTTCGGCACCTGGTGGG ATTCGTGAGACTAGACGGACTGTAAGGGATTCAGACAGTGGCCTGGAGCAAATGTCGATTGGACACCACATCAGGGAGCGAGCCCACATCATGCAGCGATCCCGGAACCATCGTACAGGTGACCAGGAGGAGAGGCAGGACTACATCAATATGGATGAAA GTGATGCAGCTGCATTTGATGATGAGTGGAGGCGAGAGACATCCCGTTTCCGGCCGCAGCGGGGGCTGGATTATCGACGTCATGAAAGCAGCAATGGCCGCCGGGCTGAGGGGACTCGTCTTGCAATCCAGGGCCCTGAGGATTCTCCTTCCAGACAGTCCCGTCGATATGACTGGTGA
- the MLF2 gene encoding myeloid leukemia factor 2 isoform X2 has protein sequence MFRLMRDGEPEDPLFAMDPFAIHRQHMNRMLSGSFGFGPLLGITDGTTPGARQAGRRMQAGAVSPFGMLGMAGGFIDMFGMMNDMIGNMEHMTSGANCQTFTSSTVISYSNLGDGPKVYQETSEMRSAPGGIRETRRTVRDSDSGLEQMSIGHHIRERAHIMQRSRNHRTGDQEERQDYINMDESDAAAFDDEWRRETSRFRPQRGLDYRRHESSNGRRAEGTRLAIQGPEDSPSRQSRRYDW, from the exons ATGTTCCGGTTAATGAGGGATGGCGAGCCAGAGGATCCCCTGTTTGCCAT GGACCCTTTTGCTATCCACCGGCAGCACATGAACCGCATGCTTTCTGGAAGTTTTGGATTTGGCCCGCTGCTTGGCATCACTGATGGGACCACGCCTGGGGCTCGCCAGGCCGGTCGTAGGATGCAG gcaggagctgtctCACCCTTTGGAATGCTGGGCATG GCAGGTGGCTTCATAGATATGTTTGGAATGATGAACGACATGATTGGAAACATG GAGCATATGACAAGTGGTGCCAACTGCCAGACATTTACCTCTTCAACTGTCATCTCCTATTCCAACCTGGGTGATGGGCCCAAAGTCTATCAAGAGACCTCAGAGATGCGTTCGGCACCTGGTGGG ATTCGTGAGACTAGACGGACTGTAAGGGATTCAGACAGTGGCCTGGAGCAAATGTCGATTGGACACCACATCAGGGAGCGAGCCCACATCATGCAGCGATCCCGGAACCATCGTACAGGTGACCAGGAGGAGAGGCAGGACTACATCAATATGGATGAAA GTGATGCAGCTGCATTTGATGATGAGTGGAGGCGAGAGACATCCCGTTTCCGGCCGCAGCGGGGGCTGGATTATCGACGTCATGAAAGCAGCAATGGCCGCCGGGCTGAGGGGACTCGTCTTGCAATCCAGGGCCCTGAGGATTCTCCTTCCAGACAGTCCCGTCGATATGACTGGTGA